CAGATCACGCCCTTTATTACATTCATAGAAGAAGTCTTTTAAACTTTTACTGCTATAGCGGGAGAAATCCCCTACGATTGCCAATTTCATATGGTATTGGACGAACTTTTGCAGAATCTCCCCCGCAATTTTTGTTTTCAAGTCAAAGAAATCCTCGCTTACTGCTTCTTTGTTCAGGATTACAGCATGGCACCCTGTTTCATAACTGACCGTCGCAATAAAATCAATCGCCGAACCCACGTCTGAAATGATCATATCGCCGCTGCTTACAACCGCTATTATTACCTCGTTAATGACTCTTGTATCTGTCTTCATCTCTGCCTCCTTTCCAATTAACAGTATGCTGTGCCTTATTACTTTTTATCCCTCGCTGCTGTTCCTTTCCTTATACGCTGCAAGGCTATTGTTCCAAGCGGCTTTTCTCCTCTTATTCATCTTCCAGATAATCATCCACAGTGTCGAAATATAAAACGTCCTCTGGCTTCAGAAAGTAGATACTCCCGTCTTTCTTTCCGCTGATCGAGGAATTGAAGAGCCTGATCCCCGAAATCAGCCTCTCCAGCTTTTCATCAATGCTCGCACACTTAATCGTAATTTCCACCTCATTATACTCAGTGGATTCCTCGATATTGATTTTCAAGTATCATAAACCCCTTTCTCAGATATAGCGGTTGAGTTAACTCTACCGCTATCATACTCAATTCATCTGAGTAATGCAACGCAGTTTCGGTATGCTGCATAATATCGTGGCTATGATACAGTTTTCATCATTTATGATACGTTTCATTCCTTATGATCTTAAAGCTCCTGTAAATCTGCTCCAGCAAAATTACTCGCATCATCTGATGCGGGAAGGTGAGTTTTGAAAAAGACAGCTGGAAATCTGCTCTTGATAAAACCTCATCTGATAAGCCGAACGAGCCTCCTATGACAAAGGTGATATCGCTTTTTCCCGAAATGCCCAAGGTTCGGATCTTTTCCGAAAGAGCTTCGGAGTCCAATTCTTTTCCCTTGATCGCCAAAACAATTACATAAGAATCTTTCTTGATTTGTTTCAGGATGCTTTTTCCCTCTGCATCCTTAACCGCCGATTCTTCAGCGTTTGAAGGGTTATCAGGTGCTTTTTCTTCCTTCAATTCGTTTATTGTTAATGTACAATATTTGCTTAGGCGTTTGCTGTATTCCGCAATAGCTTCCGTCCAGTATCGTTCCTTCAGCTTTCCGATACACAGAATAGTGATATTCATAGAGTTCTTCCCTTCAAGATTTATTTTTGCCCTAGACATAATTTTGCCGGGACCGTATTTCTCTTATTCTGAAATGCGGCCCCGGCGCAATGCATCTATAAAGGTTTCTGAGATCGTGCGTTTCATCTTAGTTCGCTATCGTCTTATTGATTGGCGATAGTCCTACCAGTTGCGATAGTCTTACTAGTTGGCGATAGCCTTGCGTCCTTTTTATTGCGGCGACTGAGGAAGTTCCGGTCTGCCAGTCTCTTCATCCATGGAGGTTAGCTTGACGCTGAAGGTCATCTGCCTTGTGTTCCTGATTACCGAAAGCTTTACCGTATCTCCCGGACGATACTGGAACAGGGTACTGATGAGCTGCGTCATTGTTTCAATTTTCTTATCTTCCAGGCTGACGATGATGTCGCCTTCCTTCATTCCCGCTGCTGCTGCCGGAGAATCGGTATAAATCTGTGCGATATACACGCCGGTCTTGGTCCCCAGATTTGCTTCCGGATAAGCATCCAGATATTCGGCCACATTTCCGCCCTTGATACCGATGTAGGAGCGCTTGAATTCTCCCTTTGTTTTAATCTCATCGACGATCGGTTTTGCCGTGTTGATGGGGATTGCAAATCCCAAGCCTTCCCCGGTCTGTGCCTTGGCAGAATTAATGCCGATGACCTGACCCTGACTGTTGAGCAAAGGTCCGCCGCTGTTTCCTGAATTGATTGACGCATCGGTCTGAATCAGACCGTCCATGGTGACCTGAGATTGCTGACCGTCAGAAACCGCAATGGTTCTGTTTAGTCCGCTGATAACGCCTTGGGTAACGCTTCTGTCAAACGCCAGGCCCAGTGGATTTCCAATTGCTGCTGCATAAGAGCCAATCTTAACTTCATCGGAATTTCCAAGCTCCGCTGCGGTGAGATTCAATGCCTCTATTTTTACGATAGCCAAATCGATGCTTTTATCGTTCCACAGAACGGTCCCGGTTACCTCTCTTCCGTCAGTAAGCTGAACAACAATCTCCTTGGCGTTTCCGTCACTTACTACATGGGAGTTGGTAAGGATATATCCCTTTTCATCGACGATAATTCCTGTACCCACACCGTTTTGTACCCCCTTTTGCGTGCCAAAGAAGCTCTGATAGGTTACCTCGGTGCTGGTGCTGATTCCGACTACCGAAGGAATTACTTTCGCAGCAATTGCTTCTGCTGTATTGATCTTATCGCTGGGCGTTATGGTGATTTGGCTTGATGCCGGAGAGCCAATTAAATTCTGCCCATAGTACAGCGCTGCCAGCCCTCCGCCAAAACCTGCTCCCGCGGAAAGAAGAACCACGAGGATCACGGCAACGATCTTACGCCCAACGCCCCGTTTTTTCACAGTTACTTTTGTTGCAGCGCCTGCCGCCGCCCCAGCTGCATCTGCAGCATACTGACCATAGATACCGGAATAATTTTCAGAGCCGTCAGCTCCGCCTGTAAAGGCTCCTGTTCCCTGACCTTCATATTCGAAACCGTTATCTTGCACGCCTTCACTATTTTTTGTACTGCTAAAGTCAAACTCATCTTTCTCCATGTTTGATCCCCCCTATTTGTTAAATCTCATAGATCAAGCTTACCTCATCTCTGATGATTGTATTGAGCTTCAAATGCTTTCCTATGTAATAGTCTGCTTCCTCCAGGATATTTTTAACCGTTTGGTAGGCCATTTCAGGAAAGTTATTTTCCCTGCTTAAGTGTGCCAGCAGAACCTGCCGTTCTTTCTTGTTTTCGGACAACAATCGCAATATGGTCTCCCCTGCAGCCTCATTGGATAAATGCCCCTCTGCTCCCAAAACCCTTTGCTTCAAAAACCATGGATATTTACCCAGTTTCAGCATATCCACGTCGTGATTGGCCTCTAGGATCAGGATATCTGTATCTATGATCGAAGAGATGATTTCCTCACTCATGCATCCTGTATCGGTAACGATGCCAATCTTTTTATCTCTTGACGAGAAGGTGTATCCTACAGGTTCAGCTGCATCATGGGAAACCGGAAATGCCTTTACCAGAATATCTCCGATGAGAAAGGTGTCTCCCGTCTGGAAGATCCCTTTCTGCTCTTCACAGATGGGACAGCTGATCTGTTTCCAGGTCATGGCATTTGCATAGGCCTTCAAGGTTTTTTGCCGATTCATCATCGTCCGCAGGCTCTTGGTATGATCCACATGCTCATGGGTTATAAGCAGAGCGGCGAGCTGTTCTCTCGGCGTATTGGTCATGTCTAGTCCTTCAAAAATTTTTTTTCCGCTGATCCCCGCATCCACCAAAATGGCCGTAGTCTCAGACTTTATTAAATAGCAGTTCCCGCTGCTTCCGCTGGAAAAAGAACAGAAGCTTAAAGTCATTTTTGATTTCTCCTTATTGTTGATCATAATTGTGATGATTGTGTGTGCCTTGTTTGATGAAGTGAAGAATCTTTCGGTCATTACTCCCATGCTGTGACATATCGAACCTTGTTGTCATTGTAAAGGATCTTCCAGGCAGGAAAAGCCGTATCTGTCACAGGAGACTCAGCATTGAAGGCACTTGAATCCAGCCAAAAAACCAAGGAAATATTCTGAATGTAGATCGGTTCGTCTCCTGCATTTTCACTCATAAACTTGACCAGTGCTGCTCTAGCCGGCATTACTTCCTTCTCGGAGTTGCTCACTTCTACAGGATCAAGCCAGAATCTGCGGAACTCTACAATTTTTCCGTCTTTTAAAGTACAAAGAATATAGCTTTCTTCGATGGCTACATTCTCTATGTAGTTCTTATAGGTCACCTTGATTTCATCCTCTGCACGTTCAATACTGTGGAATGTAACATTTTCTGTCATCAAGCCGCAATCTTTTATAAATTGAGTGGTTATGGCGATCAGATTTTCGTCTGACAGTTCTGTCTCCGGCAGGGAAACCTGACTGGCTATCAGCTCATTGACATCGTCCTCATTGATGGTATCAAACCGCACCGTCAATTTCGGCATCCGCGGCTGCTCCTCCGGAATTTCAGTTTTCAAATAAATTTTTTTCGCTGCAAGCAGCTTTATGGTTCCATCCTGCATCTCTGCCTCATCCTCAAATCTCATGTTTTGAAAAAGGTAGGCACCGGCTAAAACGAGATTTGTTACCAGCAGAGCGACAATTAATATGGTTTTTGCTTTCGTCCAGTCCATTCAACCCGCCCCTTTCATCGGCCTTTGGAATAGCTTAATGGCTGTGCAGTATAAAGATCAAAATAGATCTTTACATCTTCTACAGATACAATCCATACCGGCTGAATCTCAGTAATACCCGTGTCCGCAAGCCGTAAATATCCTGTCTGCATATTTGTTACCATCGCCGCGATGGTTTCAAACATATCCTCTGCTGCTACAGCTGTGCTTATCAGCTCTGTCTGCACAAGAACATTGTAGATATACTGATAATTTTGCGCGATAAGATTCACCGATGAATATGCGCTTTCTGGCGAATAGGTTTCCATGGAGGAAAGCGCCTCCTGATCAAAGTCGATCATATTTCTTTTATAGTAGGTCACCTGACCGGAAGTAACGGTAATGGCAATCGGATCACCATCTTCATAGAACAGACGGGTTCCGTTGACTTCCATCCCGAAAACAAACTGATATCCCCTTTTCTTATTGGGGTTCACCGTCACATTTTTCAGATACGGTGTAAGCTTGGCTCCATCAAGAGACTTCCATGTCCCATGTTCTTCAACATACTGCATCGCCAGATTCAATGCATCCAGAAAACTCGGCTGGGGGCTGCCGCTCACCTGCTCTTCTTTGTATTCTATGCTTCCGTCAGTGTTGACAATCAATACATTTTGGCCGTAGCCGTACATATAGATTACCGTTCCCTTATCCTCTGTGATCTTTCGTACAAAATCGAAATTTCCTCCAAAAAAATTCTCTGCGATAGCTGTGATCTTGGCGGTTTCAGAGGGATATGCGTCCTGACGGAAAGAGAAGTCATTGAGATTGGTAGCAATGGACTCTGGTACAAGAAGTGTACTGTTTGCAACGCCTTCTCCAAGATAGACACTAACCGGATAATACCCGGTATAACCCTGTGCCTCCACCTTAGAAATTAGCTTTGCAAAGTCTGCACTGTTTGCCTTGCTGCTGTCTGCTACCAAACGATAATATTTATGGTTTTTGCCATCGTAGATAAAAATATTTTTATCTACAGCTGTGGAGTATCCGACCGCTGTTACCGTTTCGATTCCATCATAGCCCGACGCTTTCTTAATGCCAAAAATTGAACAGAAATCTGCCATTGGGATATCATAGGCAAATTCCGTCCAAATGGAGCGGTACTTTGTTACGGTCTCATATTTATCGTAAGTAATCTCCTCAACCAGAATATCCCCTGCCTGACCAAAGGAATTAAGCTCGCCCGCCATGTTATCGGCGTTGGCAGGATCATACCAGATCGCTGTGCTTCCCGATGAAATAACCGTATAGTTATTATTGCCGAAATTGATCACGATCCTGTCAGGCTTTACCACAAGCTCTGCTTTTGGTACGTCTTTGATGTCAGCACTGCCGGTAAGGCCTATCCTATCAAAGGATATATTACCCCAAAAAAAATATAATAGTAGCACTGTCGAAAAAAACAATGCTACTAGACTGATATTCTTAACTTTTTCTATCATAGACCTAGACATCTTCTATGCCGTCCTTAATCTCCAAATATGGTTTTCAGCAAATTTTGCAGAAACTGCATGGTTCCGGACTGCGGTGTTTCAAAGATTTTTGTATCTGCTTCCTCTGTCTTTTCTTGTACTGCAAAATAGCTGTTGCTCGAGTAGAGCACTGCACTTGAGGCAGCGTCAATGGTATCAATCTTGATCCGATATAGTCCTGGAGTGAGCCCATTGATCTGCTGTGTGTAAAAACTTAAATTATTAGTACTTGCGAACTCGGCTGGAATACCAATAAGAGAAGGTTTCAAATTGGCGGAATTCACCGAGCCGTTGGAAATAATCAGCGTATTGATATTGACCGCCGTAGGTGTGCCATTGACAATTTGTTTCTCTTCAAATACTGTTACCTTTATTTTTTTCGGCTGCGTCAGCTTTACGGATATCAGGAGATTATTCGAATATACTGTGCTGAGCGGCGCAGGATTTACAAGCATCACATTCGGGTCTGCCGCAGCGTTGGCAGTGACTGTACTAAATAGTATGGATAATACGACCATCAATACAACAACAAGTTTTTTCACAGGCAATCTCCTCCTTTCCGATTTTCATGCTTTTATAACGCATCCAGCAGAAAAATTTCAACTCTTAAAAGTTTTCTTACTTCTGTGCGTTTCAACGGGTCATCTTTATACTCCCGTTATATTAGGGCATAAACCGCCTAAATTATACAATAAAATTATATAGACAGTATATATTATGTATGTTACAAACGTATTACGCACGCTTTAAGATAGTTTTACAATGTCCTAAGGGGAAATGCCCGGCGGCCCAGGAACTTCCATATTTGCCTGTTTCACTCAAAAGAATCACCCTCTGATCACTGCCGTCCTTTCAGGCGGAGGTTCTGCTTGCCTGACCTTACTTTTTAGGGCATAATCATAATATCATAACGAAAGTTGAATCCATGATTTCAGATTTAAGACAGCGACAAGCTTAGCGTTGAAATCATTATAGCATAAGATGCGACCATTATCGTGCAAAAGGAAAGGAATGTTTGGGATGAAGGCGATTAATATTTATACCGACGGAGCCTGTTCGGGGAATCAGAATGAAACAAATATCGGCGGTTGGGGTGCTGTATTGGAGTATGGAGACCACAAAAAAGAACTCTTTGGCGGCGAAATCAACACCACAAACAATCGTATGGAAATGATGGCCCTTCTCAGTGCATTTCAGGCACTTACAAAAGATCGCCTGACGATTCGAGTCTTTTCTGACAGCTCCTATCTCATGAACTGTTTTCGTGAGAAATGGTACGTTAATTGGTATCGAAACAACTGGAAGACTTCAAAAAGGACTGATGTGGAAAACCGAGATTTGTGGGAAGCCCTATTTTCATTTATCAACCGACATGAAATCAGCTTTTATCGGGTCAAGGGCCATGTAAATTTAAACAGTAAAAGCACAAAAATTGAGCCGATTTATGAAAAATTCCGGGAGTGGAATGGACTCGATTTCTCAATGGAGGATTTTCTTTATATTACCAGTATGAACAATCGTGCCGATGAGCTTGCCAACATGGGCATTGACAGTGTAAAGTGATGATAAATCGGTCAATGGTATGAGAACCACAACAACAGCTTTGACCGTTGCACAGGAGTAACTATTTTGACAAAACGCATTTTAATCATTTCAATTATTATCGTACTGGCGATTATGCCGGTTCTTCTTGATATCCTCCTTGATCACAAAGAACCAACCAATGTTTATCCCCTAGCGGAAAACGGGTCTATGGATCTTTCAGACTGGAACGTCAGCAAGCATCCCATAATTCCTCTTGATGGGACATGGGAGTTCTATTGGAATCAGCTTCTTACGCCCACAGACTTTCAGCAAGACAGCACCAGCACGCCTGAGCTGACAGGTTTTTTAAAAGTCCCTTCCCTGTGGAACGGCAAAGAGTTTAACGGGGAAAAGCTACCGGTTTTTGGATATGCTACGTATCGCCTCGTCTTAAAGAATATCCCACAGCATGGTGTACTCGGTCTTAAAAAAGCAAATGTAAGGTTTTCCAGTAAGGTATTTGTCAACGGCGCTGAATTGATTTCAGACGGTGTTCCTGCGGAAGACGCTGCCAGCTATGTGTCAGGGAATAACCCCAAACTTGGGTTCTATAACTGCAGCGGCAAAGATGTTGAAATTATTGTACAAGCAGCAAATTATGAATATATCAATTCGGGAATTCCAACCGCCTTCCTGCTTGGAGAACAATCTGCCATGCTGGATCAGCAGCAAAAGAATCAGCTGCTGGGCTTCAGTGTATTCATTACCCTGCTCACCATCTCACTTCTTTATTTTATATTTTTTATCACAGCCAAGATCTGCAAAAGAAAAGCATCCTCGCTCCTCGCATTTGCTGTCTTTTGCCTTATCTTCGCAATCGGAAACAGTCTCACCGACCAGCGGCCGCTGGCTATGATTATGCCTTATATCCCCTTTGAATTGATCTTCAAAATGAAAGATTTTTTTCTGTCGGCAAGCCTGATTGCTGTAACCGCTATATTCTATTACACAAGAAGGGGCATCGTGTCTCTTGGCATGATGAGAATCGTTACACTGCTTTACAGCAGCTATCTTCTTGCTGTACTGCTGCTTCCGATCTATCTTTACTACAAGCTTCATCCCTTTATCATGGTTTTAAACTCTGTGCTTCTCACGATTCTTTTCATAAGGACTACCCTATTGTTTTTCCGCTGCAAGAGCACTGATTTTCTTGACTATTTGCTCCTTTTTACCGCAATTCTTGCAATTAATCTTTACTCGGTTGACTGCATCCTCTTTGCCCTCTCCCTTGTTGAGGATCCAACCCTGAGTCAGATTTATATTATTATATTTGCAATTATGATGATTTTCCTGCTGTCGATGCACTATTACGATGCCTTGACGAATTTGAAGGTATCAATGAAGCGCACTCAGGATGCTGAAATTGCTTTTTTAAGATCACAAATTAAGCCTCATTTTCTATTCAATGCATTAAATTCCATAGCTGCTTTATGCAGGGAGTCTCCTGATAAAGCAGAAGATGTGATCATACAGCTGTCTCAATATCTGAGAGGCAGTTTCGATTTCAAAACCCTTGACTCCCTGACTACCGTAAAAAAAGAGACGGAGCTGCTGGAAGCTTACCTGAATATTGAAAAGGTGCGATTCGGAAAACGTCTCAATGTCCAGTATGCGATTGACGAAAGCATTAATCTTCCAATCCCTCCACTCATCCTGCAGC
This genomic window from Clostridiales bacterium contains:
- a CDS encoding DUF4180 domain-containing protein, whose protein sequence is MKTDTRVINEVIIAVVSSGDMIISDVGSAIDFIATVSYETGCHAVILNKEAVSEDFFDLKTKIAGEILQKFVQYHMKLAIVGDFSRYSSKSLKDFFYECNKGRDLFFVSDEETAIEKLAPLR
- the rlmH gene encoding 23S rRNA (pseudouridine(1915)-N(3))-methyltransferase RlmH produces the protein MNITILCIGKLKERYWTEAIAEYSKRLSKYCTLTINELKEEKAPDNPSNAEESAVKDAEGKSILKQIKKDSYVIVLAIKGKELDSEALSEKIRTLGISGKSDITFVIGGSFGLSDEVLSRADFQLSFSKLTFPHQMMRVILLEQIYRSFKIIRNETYHK
- a CDS encoding PDZ domain-containing protein, yielding MEKDEFDFSSTKNSEGVQDNGFEYEGQGTGAFTGGADGSENYSGIYGQYAADAAGAAAGAATKVTVKKRGVGRKIVAVILVVLLSAGAGFGGGLAALYYGQNLIGSPASSQITITPSDKINTAEAIAAKVIPSVVGISTSTEVTYQSFFGTQKGVQNGVGTGIIVDEKGYILTNSHVVSDGNAKEIVVQLTDGREVTGTVLWNDKSIDLAIVKIEALNLTAAELGNSDEVKIGSYAAAIGNPLGLAFDRSVTQGVISGLNRTIAVSDGQQSQVTMDGLIQTDASINSGNSGGPLLNSQGQVIGINSAKAQTGEGLGFAIPINTAKPIVDEIKTKGEFKRSYIGIKGGNVAEYLDAYPEANLGTKTGVYIAQIYTDSPAAAAGMKEGDIIVSLEDKKIETMTQLISTLFQYRPGDTVKLSVIRNTRQMTFSVKLTSMDEETGRPELPQSPQ
- a CDS encoding MBL fold metallo-hydrolase translates to MGVMTERFFTSSNKAHTIITIMINNKEKSKMTLSFCSFSSGSSGNCYLIKSETTAILVDAGISGKKIFEGLDMTNTPREQLAALLITHEHVDHTKSLRTMMNRQKTLKAYANAMTWKQISCPICEEQKGIFQTGDTFLIGDILVKAFPVSHDAAEPVGYTFSSRDKKIGIVTDTGCMSEEIISSIIDTDILILEANHDVDMLKLGKYPWFLKQRVLGAEGHLSNEAAGETILRLLSENKKERQVLLAHLSRENNFPEMAYQTVKNILEEADYYIGKHLKLNTIIRDEVSLIYEI
- a CDS encoding ribonuclease HI, whose translation is MKAINIYTDGACSGNQNETNIGGWGAVLEYGDHKKELFGGEINTTNNRMEMMALLSAFQALTKDRLTIRVFSDSSYLMNCFREKWYVNWYRNNWKTSKRTDVENRDLWEALFSFINRHEISFYRVKGHVNLNSKSTKIEPIYEKFREWNGLDFSMEDFLYITSMNNRADELANMGIDSVK
- a CDS encoding histidine kinase: MDLSDWNVSKHPIIPLDGTWEFYWNQLLTPTDFQQDSTSTPELTGFLKVPSLWNGKEFNGEKLPVFGYATYRLVLKNIPQHGVLGLKKANVRFSSKVFVNGAELISDGVPAEDAASYVSGNNPKLGFYNCSGKDVEIIVQAANYEYINSGIPTAFLLGEQSAMLDQQQKNQLLGFSVFITLLTISLLYFIFFITAKICKRKASSLLAFAVFCLIFAIGNSLTDQRPLAMIMPYIPFELIFKMKDFFLSASLIAVTAIFYYTRRGIVSLGMMRIVTLLYSSYLLAVLLLPIYLYYKLHPFIMVLNSVLLTILFIRTTLLFFRCKSTDFLDYLLLFTAILAINLYSVDCILFALSLVEDPTLSQIYIIIFAIMMIFLLSMHYYDALTNLKVSMKRTQDAEIAFLRSQIKPHFLFNALNSIAALCRESPDKAEDVIIQLSQYLRGSFDFKTLDSLTTVKKETELLEAYLNIEKVRFGKRLNVQYAIDESINLPIPPLILQPLVENAVRHGLMACVNGGTVIISIQRDQGKAVFAIEDNGVGMEPSQMKQLLNQIPDENGVGIWNINQRLRLIYGTELEIWSQKGSGTKVSFQLPCNDKVSAKAKLAVKKDSVS